A genomic stretch from Mya arenaria isolate MELC-2E11 chromosome 10, ASM2691426v1 includes:
- the LOC128204536 gene encoding guanylate-binding protein 2-like, whose product MHPTQEDTVLVLLDTEGLGDVDKDDEDRDLTIFTLVTLLSSILIYNMEEMSKNITFNGKCNDRNSHMVLPSFALVLRNFTKKLATKDGPTITADEYLKIALENKAEKRETYNKTRESIKDCFQTRRCFALPPPGDVDLIENLENTPLSGTCSRFQTTIRQLVEYVHNEQPKRHVASKPINGSVFASLVGGFVENIAKDGTSDVDATYTMAAVKENETIGTVASSIFKRRMEDLGLPFKRHNYISYALLREMQRLNMSFKMSLLTS is encoded by the exons ATGCACCCAACACAAGAGGATACAGTCTTAGTGCTGTTAGACACAGAGGGTCTTGGTGATGTGGATAAG GATGATGAAGACCGTGACCTGACGATTTTCACACTTGTCACACTCCTAAGCAGTATTCTTATTTACAACATGGAAG AAATGTCAAAGAACATTACGTTTAATGGAAAATGCAATGATCGAAATTCACACATGGTTTTGCCATCATTTGCCCTGGTTCTGCGaaattttacaaagaaattGGCAACGAAAGACGGTCCAACAATCACAGCTGATGAATACCTGAAAATTGCATTAGAAAACAAAGCAGAGAAAAGGGAAACATACAACAAGACAAGAGAAAGTATCAAAGATTGTTTTCAAACACGTAGATGCTTTGCATTGCCACCTCCTGGCGACGTTGACCTTATTGAAAACCTGGAAAACACTCCACTCTCTGGAACATGCTCACGGTTCCAAACAACAATCCGTCAGTTGGTTGAATACGTTCACAATGAACAACCAAAACGGCATGTGGCTAGTAAGCCCATAAATGGTTCAG TGTTTGCAAGTCTGGTCGGTGGCTTTGTTGAGAACATTGCCAAAGATGGTACTTCTGATGTTGATGCTACGTACACAATGGCAGCAGTGAAAGAAAACGAAACAATCGGCACAGTTGCGTCAAGTATATTTAAAAGGCGTATGGAAGATTTAGGATTGCCATTTAAAAGACATAACTATATTAGCTATGCGTTGTTGCGAGAGATGCAGCGCTTGAACATGTctttcaaaatgtcattattGACGAGCTGA